The DNA segment TTACTTTACCCACGTCTTTTTCTGTTGGTATCTCTCCCACCAAACTAACAAGTTCCGCCTGTTTTCTAAGGTATTCTTCTTCAAGAGCCTTTTCTTCCCTCCTTAGGTTTTCAAGGATTGCTGGATTAAGACTTGCCCTTGTGCGTTGGATATCCGCTTTAGCATTATCCACTTCCACCTTCAGTCTGCTTACCTCGTCCATAGCTGGAGATAGTAGCATGAGCCAAATATACACAATTAAGAAGAGAGGAAGTACAAGAAGCAGAACATACCTCTGCCAAGGGGGAAGTGCCTTAAACTGTTCTATGAGTTTTTGCATGCTTTATCTTTCCTCCTGTAGGTTTCTTTCAGATGATATTCTAGCAGAGTAATACTCAAATCCATGAGGGTTTATCTTCCTTTCAAGTTGAGAGAGATAGACACCTTGAGAAGCATTACTTAGTGCCTTACTATAAAGGCTGAGGCTATCATAATCAAATGAGTTTATTTCAAGCTCCGAGGTTAGCTTACCTTGGCTTATATCCAGAGATTGTGTGTAGGAGCTAATCCAAGAAGCTCTTGGCACTCTTGATGTGTTGAGTAAAAAGCCTGAATTAAAAGGCTCATAGTAAGCCTTTAGTCCTATGATTATATCCTTGCTTCTTTCAATATCTTGTATGTCCTTTTTTATCTTTGCTATCCTCTCTTCTATAGCCTTTTTTTCATCAAGAAATCTTCCTGCCTGTGCTTGAAGCCTTGTCTTTTCTGCGTTTAAATTGTCAAGCTCCACCTTAAGAGAGTCTACTTCTCCTTTAACTTTCCAATAATAAGCCAATATGCCTACCACACCAAGCCACAGGAAAAGCCCTGCGTAATATTCCCCCCTAACCTTAAATAGGTCTTGCACTTCTATGGTTTTCAAAGAAGATAAATCAAGGGCTATACCCTTCCTTGCTTTCTTCTTCCTTACCCCTGCAAGGTTTATCCTTATCACTCTTCCAACCCCCTTATGCTTAAAATATATGGAATAAAGAAGTTCGGTTTAGCTTCTTCAAGGTCAAGTAAGCCAAGTATAGGAAGGTTTTCCATTAAGCTGCTTAACAGTTCCTCTTCTGCAAGAATGGGTCCAGCCACATACATGTTGGAAAGGTCATTGAGGATTACTATGTTTCTTATTTCTGTAAAAAAGCTCTCAAAAGACTCCTCGTCTTTTGTTTTCAAAAACTCCGCAAAGCTCCAATGGCTCAAAGAGTAGCTTATGTTTGTGGGAGAATAGGTGGTAAGTATGTAATAGTCGTAGTCTACGTAGAGAATGGAAAAGGGGACAGGGAGCTTGTGATATAGTCCGTAGTTTATTATGGCTATAGGCTCGTAGTCAAGGATATGAAGTTTAAGCCCGGCATTTTCAAGCATTTTTCTTATACCTTCAACCGTTTCCTTGCGTGAAAGTACAATAACCACACCTAACTGTTTTTCTCCGGCTTTTGGCTCTATTATAAAATAGTCGTAGTAGGTTTTTTCCTTCATAGAGGAAAGCTCCCTCTTTATGGTCCACTCTATAGCACTCTGTAAGTCTTTCTTACTCAGAGATATAGGATACTTGTAGAACCTTAGAAGACCTTCACCAGCAGATAAACAGGTAGCTACCCTTTTGCCAGAAAGCCCATATTTTTGAACAAGCTCTCTCAGCACACTTTCCTTGTCCCTTCCATCAAGACTTACCTCAATGGGTTCTGAGACGGGTTTTTTGTCCTTCCCCAATTCCAAGAGCCTTATAACCTTGTCTGTATAGTGTAGACCTAAGACTGTTTTAGTTTTCTTCCCTAGAGGTGGAAGAGGAAGGCTTAGCTTCATGGCACAACTTCTTTCATTTTGCTTTCAGCCTCCGCAACCACTAGCATGGTTTTGAGCACAGAGTCTGGGTTTAGAGATATGCTGTCTATGCCTTGCTCCACAAGAAAGACCGCAAAATCTGGAAAGTCCGAAGGTCCCTGACCGCATATTCCTACCTTTTTGCCCTTTTCCTTTGCGGTTTGTATAAGTTGTGCTATAAGTCTTTTTACCGCCTCATTTCTTTCGTCATAAAGGTGAGCGATAAGCCCAGAATCCCTGTCAAGACCGAGAGTTAGCTGTGTAAGGTCATTAGAGCCTATGGAAAAGCCATCAAATATCTCTGCAAACTTGTCCGCAAGAATCACATTGCTTGGAAGCTCTGCCATTACATACACTTCAAGCCCGTTCTCTCCTCTCCTAAGCCCATATTCCTCCATTACCCTAAGCACTTTCTCTCCCTCTTCGGGTGTTCTACAAAATGGTATCATAACCTTTGTATTTGTCAAGCCCATCTTGTTCCGCACCCTTAGTATTGCCTGACACTCAAGCCCAAAGGCAGGTTTGTAGACCTCTGAATAATACCTTGATGCGCCCCTCCAGCCCAGCATGGGGTTTTCCTCTTCTGGTTCAAAAAGCTCACCACCTATAAGCCCTCTGTATTCGTTGGACTTAAAGTCCGAAAACCTCACTATTACAGGGTTTGGATAAAAGGCAGAGGATATTTTGGCAATTCCGTAGGAAAGCTTCTTCACAAAATACTGAGCCTTGTCCTCGTATCCAAAGGTTAGGCTCTCTATGTCTTCTATGAGTCTTTGAAGGTTTACTTGTTTTCTGTCTTTGCCCTTTGCAAGCCTTTCAGAAAGTGGTGGTTTGGCATACCTGTATATGACAGCCATACTCACATTTCCTCTATCATCAATAAGACCCTGCTCTTTGAGTTCCTCATAGAGAGCCTTTATCTCTTCGTAATAAAGCAGTGCAAGAGGATGGATTTTTATGTAATTGGCTATGATAAACTCCTCTCTGGCAAGTCCTACGCCATCGTTAGGTATGGAGGAATACTTAAAGGCGGATTCAGGATTTCCCACGTTCATCATTATCTTTGTGTTTGTCTTTGGAAGATTTTCAAGGTTTATCTCTTCAACCTCAAAGGGGACAAGTCCTTCATAAACGTATCCTATCTCTCCCTCTGCACAGGAAAGGGTGACTTCCATGCCTGTTTTTAGTATTTCTGTTGCTTTGTGAGTGCCAACTATGGCAGGTATTCCAAGCTCTCTTGCCACTATTGCAGCATGAGCGGTTCTTCCACCTCTATTGGTTATTATTCCGCTTGCCTTTTTCATTATAGGCTCCCAGTCTGGGTCCGTTATGTCAGTAACCAGTATCTCACCTTCTTGAAACTGCCCTGCATCCTTTAGGTCATGTATTACCCTTACCTTTCCGTGAGCAATTTTGTCGCCAACCGCTATACCATAGACTATCCTCTTCTTTGACCTTTCTTCAATAGGCTGGGTAAACTTGTAGACCTTTAGTATGTTTTCTTGTTTTCTTGAGTGGACTGTTTCGGGTCTGGCTTGCACTATAAAGAGTTGGTTGAGAATTCCATCCTTTGCCCATTCTATATCCATGGGCATCCATCTGCCGTTCTTTCTTGAGTAGTAGTCCTCTATGAGTATGCCCCACCTCGCAAGCTGGAGTATCTCTTCGTCAGAAAGAGCAAACTGCTTTTGCTCTTGAAGAGGCACGTTTACCACCTTCACCCTTTCCTGCCCCGTGCCATAGACCATTTTCCTGTCTTTCCTTCCCAGCTTTTTCTCAATTATGGCGGAGTATCCCGCTTGAAGGGTAGGCTTAAAGACCATGTATTCGTCGGGCGTAACCATGCCTTGCACCAAAAGCTCACCAAGCCCATAAGTGGCGTTTATCACCACCACGTCCTTAAAGCCAGATTCTGTGTCAAGGGTAAACATAACACCCGACGCACCCATGTCGGAGCGGACCATCTTCTGCACACCCATGGCTATGCCTACCTTAAAGTGGTCAAAGTTAAAGGACTCTCTGTAGGATATGGCTCTATCGGTAAAGAGAGAGGCAAAGCCGTTTTTTACCGCAGTTAGCACGTTTTCTGCGCCCACCACATTGAGGTAGGTCTCTTGCTGTCCTGCAAAGGATGCATGGGGAAGGTCTTCTGCTGTAGCTGAGGAACGCACCGCTACATCTATAGCAAAAGAGCCATACCTTTCTGAGAGTTTTTGATAATAGTCCTTTATACCCTCCTCTATTTCTCTTGGAAACTCTCCACCCTTTATAAGTTCCCTAATCAAATGCCCTCTGCGAGCCAGGTCTTCTACGTTCTTTGGGTCAAGTCCTTGAAGTATCTTTTTTATCTCTCCCTCAAGCCTGTTATACCTTATAAACTCGTAGTAGGCTTCTGACGTAACCACAAAGCCATAAGGCACGTTTACACCCAAAGAGGAGAGGTTTCTTATCATCTCTCCAAGGGATGCGTTTTTACCTCCCACAAGGGAGATATCTTCAATACCTACCTCATCAAGCCAAACAAGAAACGCCATGCCTTAACCTCCTTCTATTACTATCTTGCTAAAATCTGCAAATCTGTTAAAAAGTTTTTTTATTCTGTAGAGAAGTGCAAGCCTGTTTTTCCTTATATCTTCTCTTGGGTCCATTACCAAAACCCTATCAAAGAAGCGGTTTATAGGTTCTTTAAGAGTGTAGAGGCTTAGGATATCCTGCTTATTTTCAAGGTTCTTGAGGATTTCCCAAAGCTCCCTTTCTTCCTTTTCTGTCATTAACCCTTCCTCCACCATATCTTCTTTCCACTCTGAGGGCAGAATTCTTACTACCCTTCTGTATACTTCCACTATATGCTTAAATTCTTCCTCCTCCCTGAGGCTGGCAAGGGTTTTTACCATGCTTATAATTTCATAGGGTCTAAGTGGATTCTTTACTTCAAGAACCGCTCTCACAAGGTCATATCCATAGGGGTCAAGGTAGGCTTCAAGCCTTGCCTCAAGAAACTTCTCCAATTCTTTAGTATAGCTTTCAAGCAATACAGAAAGGTCTATGTCCCATCCAAAGTGCTCTAATATGGCAAAGAGTCCATGAGCAAGTCTTTTCATACCGTAAGGGTCCGAGCTACCCTTAGGGCTTTCACCTACGGTGATAAGGGTGTTTATGCTGTCAAGCCTGTCCGCCACAGATAACACCGCAGAGATATCATTTGAAGGCAAGGGGTCAGAGGTTCTTAACGGAAGGTAATGTTCATAGAGTGCAAGAGCAACTTCTGGGTCTTCACCCTGCTTAAGGGCGTATATATATCCCATATAGCCTTGAAGCTCGTCAAGCTCCCTTACCATTTGAGTGAGAAGGTCTGCCTTACAGAGCTGGCAAGCCCTTTCTATCTTTTTCTTTTTCTCCTCAGAAAGTCCAAGTAGCTCCGCCAATCTTAGAGCTATAGCTCCAACCCTTTGGACCTTTTCCAACATACTGCCAGCCTTTGGATGGAAAAGCACCTCAGAAAGTCCAGAAACCAACTCCTCAAGAGGTCTTTTAAGGTCTTCTCTATAGAAAAACAGTGCATCCTCAAGCCTTGCTCTTATAACCTTTTCGTAGCCTTTAACTATCAAACCATTTCTTGGATAGTTGTTGCTTATGGCTATAAAGTAAGGCAGGAGTTTGCCATCTTTCTCTACACAGAAGAACCTTTGATGATGGGCAAGGACGGTCATTATAACCTTGTCTGGAAGCTCAAGATATTTTTCCTCAAACTTTCCCACCACCGCAAAGGGAAACTCTACAAGGTTTGCCACCTCTTCCTCCAGACCTTCTGGATACAAAGGCTTTCCACCAAGAGCGTAAGCCTCATCCCGAAGAAGGGCAAGCACCATACCAAGCCTTTCCTTGTAGTCCGCAACCACGTAATTTTGTTTAAGCACCTCTTCGTATTCTTCCGCACTCTTGAGTTCAATAGCCTTTGGAGAGATTATCCTGTGTCCGTATGTTATCCTGCCAGCCTTTAACCTTCCAAAAGAAAGGGGCAAAACTTCATCGCCATACAAGGCACATATCCATCTAATCGGTCTTGAAAACCTAAGATTTGAGGAGTCCCATCTCATTGTCTTGGGGAAAGGAACGCTCCTTAGGAGCTCCTCAAAAACCTCTGAAAGCCTCTCAAGGGGTGAAACATCCTTTACCCTTCTCCTTATAGCCACATACAGACCTTCACCCTTTTGGACCTCAATGAGGTCTTCTATGCCTGCCTTGTTTCTTTCAAGAAAGGCAAGGAGTGCCTTGGTAGGCTTTCCCTCTTCATAGGCTACTTTAACTGGTGGACCGTAGATGGTTTCTTCCTTCTCAGGACTACTATTTTCAAAGTTTTTAACAAAAAAGGCAAGCCTCCTGGGTGTTGAAAAGGTCTGTATGTCCTGTCTGTGTAGTATCTGGGAGAGTTTTTCCTTTAGGTGGTTTACCGCCAGAGGAATGTGGCTTGCGGGTAGCTCCTCAGTGCCTATTTCTATAAGAAGGTCTTTCATGTTAGTCTCCTATCAAGGAGAAGGCTTGTGCCATATTGGCAAAGTAAGTGTTGGGGCTTTTTTCCTCTATTTTTTTCAAAACCGCCTTTGCCTCCTCTATTTTCCCTTCCGCCTTGAGAATTTGAGCCTTTAGCAAGAGAGAGCTTGCGTAATTAAAGTCTTCTTCCCTTATCTTCTCCAATTCACTTAGTGCTTCCTTGTTTTTACCTTCCTTGAAAAGCTCGTAAGCATATCTTTCCCTATAGAAGGCTAACAGCTCCCTATCCTTGAGGCTATCTGTAATTTCACGAAGCACTTCTAAGGTGTTGACCTTCTGCTCTTTTGAATTGTCCGCAATATACAGCTTGTAAGAGAGGAAAAGGGGCTTCATGGAACTGTTAGAAGCTGAGTCAATAAGCTCCTTTGCCTTTTCGTAGTTGCCTGCCTGCAAGAGTTTTCTTATTTCGTATTCCTTGTAAGAAGCCTCCTGAAGTTTACGATTCCTGTAGTTATCCCAAAGGAGAAAGCCTCCAACAAGAAGAACAAGGACTGCTATAAGACCACCTACCCTTAAAAAAATATCCCTCATCAATAAGATTATACACCTACAGGCTGGGCTTTTAGCCTGTGCTTGATGTCGTATACCAGAGCACTTGCCACGAATATTGAGGACAAAGTTCCCACCACTACACCCACCACAAAGGCAAACATTATATTAGAAAGAGCAGGACCACCAAACACAAAGAGCATGAGAGAAACCACAAAGGTGGTAAGAGAGGTCATAAGGGTTCTGGCAAGGGTTTGGTTTATGGAGAGGTCTATCAAGTCTCTAAAGGGTGTTCCCTTCCTTATCCTGAGGTTTTCCCTTATCCTGTCAAAGACCACTACCGTGTCCGAGACAGAATAACCCGCCACTATCAAAAGGGCAGCTACAACATCAAGGTTTACCTCTCTTTGACTTATAGAGTAAGCACCCACTACTATAAGAACGTCATGAGCCAAAGCCAAAACCGCTCCCAAAGCCCAAAGAGGTTCAAACCTGTATCCAAGGTAAAGTAGTATACCTCCAATGGCAATTAGCATCGCCCATATTGCCTTTTGACGAAGCTCAGAGGTTATTATTCCTCCTATGCTTTCAGACCTTATTAGTTCATAGCTTGACAGGTTTTTTAGGCTTTCAAGAGCTGGCTGTGTTGGGTCTCCAAGTCTTAGCTTTACTATAACCGTTCCCTGTGCTGTGTCTTGCACTTGAAAGTGAGAATAACCCGCATCTTCAAGGAGTTTTCTTACCTCTCCAACCTTTACAGGTTTTTCAAACTTTACCTCAATAACGCTACCACCCGTAAAGTCAAGCCCAAGATTGAGACCCCTGTAAAAAAGGGATAAAAGGCTCAAAAGGACAAGCAAAAGGGATACACCATAAGCGTAATATCTAAAACTCATAAAGGGTATGTTTTTCATGCTTATAATTTTAGCATGCCATATGTGTTAGTCCTTTTTGTGGTTTTGCTGTATTTTCTTAATCTTGGTGCTTTTCAGGTTTGGTCTCCCAACGAAGCCTTCTATGCGGACTCTACTCGTAGGATGCTACAGAATGGAGACTTTATAAACCCCTATTACAACGGAGAACTCAGGCTCAACAAGCCACCCATGACCTATTGGCTTGTGGCTATCGGCTATTCCCTCTTTGGTGTCAACGAGTTTGGTCTTAGGTTTATGCATGCACTTCTTGGCTTGGGAACTGCTTTTATAACCATGCTTATGGCAAAGGAACTTA comes from the Aquificaceae bacterium genome and includes:
- the pilM gene encoding pilus assembly protein PilM, whose amino-acid sequence is MKLSLPLPPLGKKTKTVLGLHYTDKVIRLLELGKDKKPVSEPIEVSLDGRDKESVLRELVQKYGLSGKRVATCLSAGEGLLRFYKYPISLSKKDLQSAIEWTIKRELSSMKEKTYYDYFIIEPKAGEKQLGVVIVLSRKETVEGIRKMLENAGLKLHILDYEPIAIINYGLYHKLPVPFSILYVDYDYYILTTYSPTNISYSLSHWSFAEFLKTKDEESFESFFTEIRNIVILNDLSNMYVAGPILAEEELLSSLMENLPILGLLDLEEAKPNFFIPYILSIRGLEE
- the ppsA gene encoding pyruvate, water dikinase, which encodes MAFLVWLDEVGIEDISLVGGKNASLGEMIRNLSSLGVNVPYGFVVTSEAYYEFIRYNRLEGEIKKILQGLDPKNVEDLARRGHLIRELIKGGEFPREIEEGIKDYYQKLSERYGSFAIDVAVRSSATAEDLPHASFAGQQETYLNVVGAENVLTAVKNGFASLFTDRAISYRESFNFDHFKVGIAMGVQKMVRSDMGASGVMFTLDTESGFKDVVVINATYGLGELLVQGMVTPDEYMVFKPTLQAGYSAIIEKKLGRKDRKMVYGTGQERVKVVNVPLQEQKQFALSDEEILQLARWGILIEDYYSRKNGRWMPMDIEWAKDGILNQLFIVQARPETVHSRKQENILKVYKFTQPIEERSKKRIVYGIAVGDKIAHGKVRVIHDLKDAGQFQEGEILVTDITDPDWEPIMKKASGIITNRGGRTAHAAIVARELGIPAIVGTHKATEILKTGMEVTLSCAEGEIGYVYEGLVPFEVEEINLENLPKTNTKIMMNVGNPESAFKYSSIPNDGVGLAREEFIIANYIKIHPLALLYYEEIKALYEELKEQGLIDDRGNVSMAVIYRYAKPPLSERLAKGKDRKQVNLQRLIEDIESLTFGYEDKAQYFVKKLSYGIAKISSAFYPNPVIVRFSDFKSNEYRGLIGGELFEPEEENPMLGWRGASRYYSEVYKPAFGLECQAILRVRNKMGLTNTKVMIPFCRTPEEGEKVLRVMEEYGLRRGENGLEVYVMAELPSNVILADKFAEIFDGFSIGSNDLTQLTLGLDRDSGLIAHLYDERNEAVKRLIAQLIQTAKEKGKKVGICGQGPSDFPDFAVFLVEQGIDSISLNPDSVLKTMLVVAEAESKMKEVVP
- the glyS gene encoding glycine--tRNA ligase subunit beta yields the protein MKDLLIEIGTEELPASHIPLAVNHLKEKLSQILHRQDIQTFSTPRRLAFFVKNFENSSPEKEETIYGPPVKVAYEEGKPTKALLAFLERNKAGIEDLIEVQKGEGLYVAIRRRVKDVSPLERLSEVFEELLRSVPFPKTMRWDSSNLRFSRPIRWICALYGDEVLPLSFGRLKAGRITYGHRIISPKAIELKSAEEYEEVLKQNYVVADYKERLGMVLALLRDEAYALGGKPLYPEGLEEEVANLVEFPFAVVGKFEEKYLELPDKVIMTVLAHHQRFFCVEKDGKLLPYFIAISNNYPRNGLIVKGYEKVIRARLEDALFFYREDLKRPLEELVSGLSEVLFHPKAGSMLEKVQRVGAIALRLAELLGLSEEKKKKIERACQLCKADLLTQMVRELDELQGYMGYIYALKQGEDPEVALALYEHYLPLRTSDPLPSNDISAVLSVADRLDSINTLITVGESPKGSSDPYGMKRLAHGLFAILEHFGWDIDLSVLLESYTKELEKFLEARLEAYLDPYGYDLVRAVLEVKNPLRPYEIISMVKTLASLREEEEFKHIVEVYRRVVRILPSEWKEDMVEEGLMTEKEERELWEILKNLENKQDILSLYTLKEPINRFFDRVLVMDPREDIRKNRLALLYRIKKLFNRFADFSKIVIEGG
- a CDS encoding tetratricopeptide repeat protein, giving the protein MRDIFLRVGGLIAVLVLLVGGFLLWDNYRNRKLQEASYKEYEIRKLLQAGNYEKAKELIDSASNSSMKPLFLSYKLYIADNSKEQKVNTLEVLREITDSLKDRELLAFYRERYAYELFKEGKNKEALSELEKIREEDFNYASSLLLKAQILKAEGKIEEAKAVLKKIEEKSPNTYFANMAQAFSLIGD
- the secF gene encoding protein translocase subunit SecF; this translates as MKNIPFMSFRYYAYGVSLLLVLLSLLSLFYRGLNLGLDFTGGSVIEVKFEKPVKVGEVRKLLEDAGYSHFQVQDTAQGTVIVKLRLGDPTQPALESLKNLSSYELIRSESIGGIITSELRQKAIWAMLIAIGGILLYLGYRFEPLWALGAVLALAHDVLIVVGAYSISQREVNLDVVAALLIVAGYSVSDTVVVFDRIRENLRIRKGTPFRDLIDLSINQTLARTLMTSLTTFVVSLMLFVFGGPALSNIMFAFVVGVVVGTLSSIFVASALVYDIKHRLKAQPVGV